A genomic stretch from Spiroplasma endosymbiont of Clivina fossor includes:
- a CDS encoding IS1/IS1595 family N-terminal zinc-binding domain-containing protein — protein sequence MEKIIQELVNTLTDDQFLEFYEKVKQQAELIKKQKRLNEIDQKFRAQGIKCPKCESYHCVKNGHNSEGKQKYLCKNCRASFDAFRNHFIYWSHLNYEQWNLLIQISLLGQSSKTISRFIKTTLKTAWYNRQKLMKSKQLENTQLKFKKLSGKIQIDETFIKEIHKGNFKYKTDPRRIHLDPFATNTKCCIQMAIDNNNNIYVKSTNTKRLQKQWVIENMNKELINENSIITSDMQKLYFLVAKQTNSTLCVTKTTINPEASYRNLNKISKLQSSLKEALIHYHGLGFTNIQNYLNLWKWKYQHKGLTPNQQTAVLYFNV from the coding sequence ATGGAAAAAATAATTCAAGAACTAGTAAATACTTTAACAGATGATCAATTTTTAGAATTTTATGAAAAAGTCAAACAACAAGCAGAATTAATAAAAAAACAAAAACGTTTAAATGAAATTGATCAAAAATTTAGAGCGCAAGGTATTAAATGCCCTAAATGTGAATCTTACCATTGCGTTAAAAATGGACATAATTCAGAAGGAAAACAAAAATATTTATGTAAAAATTGCCGTGCAAGTTTTGACGCTTTTCGTAATCATTTTATTTATTGAAGTCATTTAAATTATGAACAATGAAATTTATTGATTCAAATTTCATTGCTGGGGCAATCTAGTAAAACAATTTCTCGTTTTATTAAAACTACATTAAAAACTGCTTGATATAATCGTCAAAAATTAATGAAATCAAAACAATTAGAAAATACCCAATTAAAATTTAAAAAATTATCTGGTAAAATCCAAATCGATGAAACATTTATTAAAGAAATTCATAAAGGAAATTTCAAATATAAAACTGATCCACGAAGAATTCACCTTGACCCATTCGCAACTAATACTAAATGCTGTATTCAAATGGCAATTGATAATAATAACAATATTTATGTTAAATCCACAAACACCAAACGTTTACAAAAACAATGAGTTATTGAAAATATGAACAAAGAATTAATTAACGAAAATTCAATTATTACTTCTGATATGCAAAAATTATATTTTTTAGTAGCAAAACAAACAAATTCTACTTTATGTGTAACTAAAACAACAATTAATCCTGAAGCTAGTTATCGTAACTTAAATAAAATCAGTAAATTACAATCTAGTCTTAAAGAAGCCTTAATTCATTATCATGGTTTAGGTTTTACTAATATTCAAAATTATTTAAATCTCTGAAAATGAAAATACCAACATAAGGGTTTAACTCCAAACCAACAAACAGCGGTATTATATTTTAATGTATAA
- a CDS encoding transposase family protein, giving the protein MLDKYKDENEFYSLIGIKYKTFMKMVEILKEGEAKQKQIGGRPNKLSIEQRLLMTLEYWKEYSTYRIIAKNIIDFLQN; this is encoded by the coding sequence ATGTTAGATAAATACAAAGACGAAAACGAATTTTATAGTTTAATAGGCATAAAATATAAAACTTTCATGAAAATGGTAGAAATTTTAAAAGAAGGTGAAGCTAAACAAAAACAAATTGGTGGTAGACCAAATAAATTATCAATAGAGCAAAGATTACTTATGACTTTAGAATACTGAAAAGAATATAGTACATATCGTATTATTGCAAAAAATATAATAGACTTCTTGCAAAATTAA
- a CDS encoding transposase family protein: MKFKKNNQISDKNFLRLTGIKHTTFNKMLEILKIEELKKRFRRGRTNKLSLENRILMTLEYWREYRTYFHIAKSYDISESSCYRNIKWIEDTLIKHPNFQQLTGQKSLLKDYFKDKTVIIDVTESQIQRPKKDKNSTTQEKRKNTQ; encoded by the coding sequence ATGAAATTTAAAAAAAATAATCAAATAAGTGATAAAAATTTTTTAAGATTAACTGGTATTAAACATACTACTTTTAATAAAATGCTAGAAATTTTAAAAATAGAAGAATTAAAAAAGAGATTTCGTCGCGGAAGAACCAATAAATTATCATTAGAAAATCGTATTTTAATGACTTTAGAATATTGAAGAGAATATAGAACGTATTTTCATATTGCAAAAAGTTATGATATTAGTGAAAGTAGTTGTTATAGAAATATCAAATGAATTGAAGACACTTTAATAAAACACCCTAATTTTCAACAACTTACTGGTCAAAAATCACTATTAAAAGATTATTTCAAAGATAAGACTGTTATAATTGATGTAACTGAAAGCCAAATCCAACGCCCAAAAAAAGACAAAAACAGCACTACTCAGGAAAAAAGAAAAAACACACAATAA
- a CDS encoding IS256 family transposase: MTKKKIKKEPDAIDKVVDYFLENIDNPQDLFKGNTIFQEFTKKLTERMLNTEIKDYLETDENHNKRNGNTQKTIITKNGSIAIDVPRDRNSTFEPVIIPKRQRRFDNFDQKVISLYARGMTISDIKAQLQEFYHGAEISESLISQITDDVIEEVKMWQTKPLEKIYPIVYFDCIVVKVKQDKRIINKAVYLALGINLDGLKDILGMWISENEGAKFWLNNLTEMKNRGLQDILVACSDNLTGMSDAIEAVFPKTQHQLCIVHQIRNSLKFVPYKDCKLVANDLKSIYTAINEEIALIALDHFSEKWNKKYPQITKSWKNNWNNLIIFLEYPQEFRRIIYTTNAIESVNSQLRKVIKNKKIFPNDASVFKIFYLAFQNMVKKWTMPIQNWGSAISHLMIKFEDRVNLS; the protein is encoded by the coding sequence ATGACAAAAAAAAAAATAAAAAAAGAACCTGACGCAATTGATAAAGTTGTTGATTATTTTTTAGAAAATATTGATAATCCACAAGATTTATTTAAAGGCAATACTATTTTTCAGGAATTTACCAAAAAATTAACTGAACGAATGTTAAATACGGAAATTAAAGATTATCTTGAAACTGATGAGAATCATAATAAAAGAAATGGCAACACACAAAAAACCATTATTACTAAAAATGGTTCAATCGCAATTGATGTACCAAGAGATCGAAATAGTACTTTTGAACCAGTAATTATTCCGAAAAGACAAAGAAGATTTGATAACTTTGATCAAAAAGTAATTTCTTTATATGCAAGAGGAATGACAATTTCTGATATCAAAGCACAATTGCAAGAATTCTATCACGGAGCAGAAATTTCAGAAAGTTTAATTAGTCAAATAACTGATGATGTTATTGAAGAAGTTAAAATGTGACAAACTAAACCTTTAGAGAAGATTTATCCGATTGTTTATTTTGATTGTATTGTTGTTAAAGTAAAGCAAGATAAACGAATAATAAATAAAGCAGTTTATCTTGCCTTAGGAATTAATTTAGATGGTTTAAAAGATATTTTAGGAATGTGAATTAGTGAGAATGAGGGAGCCAAATTTTGACTTAATAATCTTACGGAAATGAAAAATCGTGGGTTACAAGATATTCTTGTTGCTTGTAGTGATAATTTAACTGGGATGTCTGATGCAATAGAAGCTGTTTTCCCAAAAACACAGCATCAATTATGCATTGTTCATCAAATTCGCAATAGTTTAAAATTTGTTCCTTACAAAGATTGCAAACTTGTAGCTAATGATTTAAAATCAATTTATACAGCAATTAATGAAGAAATAGCGTTAATTGCTTTAGATCATTTTTCAGAAAAATGAAATAAAAAGTATCCACAAATTACTAAATCATGAAAAAATAACTGAAATAATTTAATAATTTTTCTTGAATATCCTCAGGAATTTAGAAGAATTATTTACACAACTAATGCGATTGAATCTGTTAATAGTCAATTAAGAAAAGTCATTAAGAATAAAAAGATTTTTCCTAATGACGCATCAGTTTTTAAAATATTTTATTTAGCATTTCAAAATATGGTTAAGAAATGAACGATGCCAATTCAAAATTGGGGTAGTGCAATTTCACATTTAATGATAAAATTTGAAGACAGAGTGAATTTAAGTTAA
- a CDS encoding IS1/IS1595 family N-terminal zinc-binding domain-containing protein — protein MEKIIQELVNTLTDDQFLEFYEKVKQQAELIKKQKRLNEIDQKFRAQGIKCPKCESYHCVKNGHNSEGKQKCLCKNCRASFDAFRNHFIYWSHLNYEQWNLLIQISLLGQSSKTISRFIKTTLKTAWYNRQKLMKSKQLENTQLKFKKLSGKIQIDETFIKEIHKGNFKYKTDPRRIHLDPFATNTKCCIQMAIDNNNNIYVKSTNTKRLQKQWVIENMNKGLINENSIITSDMQKLYFLVAKQTNSTLCVTKTTINPEASYRNLNKISKLQSSLKEALIHYHGLGFTNIQNYLNLWKWKYQHKGLTPNQQTAVLYFNV, from the coding sequence ATGGAAAAAATAATTCAAGAACTAGTAAATACTTTAACAGATGATCAATTTTTAGAATTTTATGAAAAAGTCAAACAACAAGCAGAATTAATAAAAAAACAAAAACGTTTAAATGAAATTGATCAAAAATTTAGAGCGCAAGGTATTAAATGCCCTAAATGTGAATCTTACCATTGCGTTAAAAATGGACATAATTCAGAAGGAAAACAAAAATGTTTATGTAAAAATTGCCGTGCAAGTTTTGACGCTTTTCGTAATCATTTTATTTATTGAAGTCATTTAAATTATGAACAATGAAATTTATTGATTCAAATTTCATTGCTGGGGCAATCTAGTAAAACAATTTCTCGTTTTATTAAAACTACATTAAAAACTGCTTGATATAATCGTCAAAAATTAATGAAATCAAAACAATTAGAAAATACCCAATTAAAATTTAAAAAATTATCTGGTAAAATCCAAATCGATGAAACATTTATTAAAGAAATCCATAAAGGAAATTTCAAATATAAAACTGATCCACGAAGAATTCACCTTGACCCATTCGCAACTAATACTAAATGCTGTATTCAAATGGCAATTGATAATAATAACAATATTTATGTTAAATCCACAAACACCAAACGTTTACAAAAACAATGAGTTATTGAAAATATGAACAAAGGATTAATTAACGAAAATTCAATTATTACTTCTGATATGCAAAAATTATATTTTTTAGTAGCAAAACAAACAAATTCTACTTTATGTGTAACTAAAACAACAATTAATCCTGAAGCTAGTTATCGTAACTTAAATAAAATCAGTAAATTACAATCTAGTCTTAAAGAAGCCTTAATTCATTATCATGGTTTAGGTTTTACTAATATTCAAAATTATTTAAATCTCTGAAAATGAAAATACCAACATAAGGGTTTAACTCCAAACCAACAAACAGCGGTATTATATTTTAATGTATAA
- a CDS encoding helix-turn-helix domain-containing protein has product MKFKKNNQISDKNFLKLTGIKHTTFNKMLEILKIEELKKRFRRGRTNKLSLENRILMTLEYWREYRTYFHIAKSYDISESSCYRNIKWIEDTLIKHPNFQQLTGQKSLLKDYFKDKTVIIDVTESQIQRPKKDKNSTTQEKRKNTQ; this is encoded by the coding sequence ATGAAATTTAAAAAAAATAATCAAATAAGTGATAAAAATTTTTTAAAATTAACTGGTATTAAACATACTACTTTTAATAAAATGCTAGAAATTTTAAAAATAGAAGAATTAAAAAAGAGATTTCGTCGCGGAAGAACCAATAAATTATCATTAGAAAATCGTATTTTAATGACTTTAGAATATTGAAGAGAATATAGAACTTATTTTCATATTGCAAAAAGTTATGATATTAGTGAAAGTAGTTGTTATAGAAATATCAAATGAATTGAAGACACTTTAATAAAACACCCTAATTTTCAACAACTTACTGGTCAAAAATCACTATTAAAAGATTATTTCAAAGATAAGACTGTTATAATTGATGTAACTGAAAGCCAAATCCAACGCCCAAAAAAAGACAAAAACAGCACTACTCAGGAAAAAAGAAAAAACACACAATAA
- a CDS encoding transposase family protein gives MKTQVIIEKDSKKIISSDFSYGKNHDFKILKDSKIKFLPETTVLVDLGYQGIQKINHNVLIPKRKSKKNPLNKEEKQNNERISKMRIVIENVFAILKKFKIISEKYRNRRKRFALRFNLIASIYNLQLLV, from the coding sequence ATAAAAACACAAGTTATAATTGAAAAAGATAGTAAAAAAATTATTAGTTCTGATTTTTCTTATGGTAAAAACCATGACTTTAAAATTTTAAAAGATTCAAAAATTAAATTTTTACCAGAAACAACTGTTTTAGTGGATTTAGGTTATCAAGGCATACAAAAAATTAATCATAATGTTTTAATTCCTAAAAGAAAATCAAAGAAAAACCCTTTAAATAAAGAAGAAAAGCAAAATAATGAGCGAATTTCAAAAATGAGAATTGTTATTGAAAATGTTTTTGCTATACTTAAAAAATTTAAAATTATTAGTGAAAAATATCGAAATCGTAGAAAAAGATTTGCTTTAAGATTTAATTTAATAGCTTCAATTTATAATTTACAACTATTAGTTTAA